In one window of Thermotoga sp. Mc24 DNA:
- the coaE gene encoding dephospho-CoA kinase (Dephospho-CoA kinase (CoaE) performs the final step in coenzyme A biosynthesis.): MVIGVTGKIGTGKSIVCEILKNKYGAHVVNVDRIGHEVLEEVKEKLVELFGESVLEDGRVNRKKLAGIVFESQENLKKLESLVHPLMKKKVQEIINKKSGLVVIEAALLKRMGLDQLCDHIVTVVANREKILERNREADKRLKFQEDIVPQGIVIANNSTLEDLEKKVEEVMKLIWEKRESQGESTEEGN, from the coding sequence ATGGTGATCGGTGTTACTGGAAAGATAGGAACGGGAAAGTCCATTGTCTGTGAGATTCTGAAAAACAAATACGGAGCCCACGTTGTAAACGTGGATAGAATAGGTCATGAAGTGCTTGAGGAAGTGAAGGAAAAGCTTGTTGAGCTTTTCGGAGAATCCGTTCTGGAAGACGGGAGAGTAAACCGAAAGAAACTTGCTGGCATCGTCTTCGAATCACAGGAAAACCTGAAGAAGCTCGAATCGCTCGTCCATCCCCTGATGAAGAAGAAGGTACAGGAAATTATAAACAAAAAGAGCGGCCTTGTTGTAATAGAGGCCGCTCTTTTGAAAAGAATGGGACTAGATCAACTGTGTGATCACATCGTCACGGTGGTTGCAAACAGAGAGAAGATACTGGAGAGAAACAGAGAAGCGGACAAACGTTTGAAGTTTCAGGAAGACATTGTTCCACAGGGAATAGTGATAGCAAACAACTCCACTCTCGAGGATCTTGAAAAGAAGGTAGAGGAAGTGATGAAACTCATATGGGAGAAACGAGAATCACAGGGGGAAAGTACAGAGGAAGGAAATTAA
- a CDS encoding glucose-6-phosphate isomerase encodes MSLKFDFSNLFEPNISGGLTDEDVKSVEERVTSAVRNFVENTPDFAKLDRSWIDSVKSLEDWIINFDTVVVLGIGGSGLGNLALHYSLRPLNWNEMTREERNGYARVFVVDNVDPDLMSSVLDRIDPKTTLFNVISKSGSTAEVMATYSIARGILEAYGLDPREHMLITTDPEKGFLRKLVKEEGFRSLEVPPGVGGRFSVLTPVGLLSAMAEGIDIDELYEGAKNAFEKSMKENIFENPAAMIALTHYLYLKKGKSISVMMAYSNRMIYLVDWYRQLWAESLGKRYNLRGEEVFTGQTPVKALGATDQHSQIQLYNEGPNDKVITFLRVENFDREIVIPETGRTELSYLARKKLSELLLAEQTGTEEALRENNRPNMRVTFDRLTPYNIGQFFAYYEAATAFMGYLLEINPFDQPGVELGKKITFALMGREGHTYEIKEKSKKVIIE; translated from the coding sequence ATGAGTTTGAAATTCGACTTTTCCAACCTCTTCGAACCGAACATCTCCGGTGGTTTGACAGATGAGGACGTAAAAAGCGTAGAGGAGAGAGTTACAAGTGCGGTTCGAAACTTTGTAGAAAACACTCCCGATTTTGCAAAGCTGGACAGAAGTTGGATCGATTCTGTTAAATCTCTCGAAGACTGGATAATAAACTTCGATACGGTCGTTGTGCTGGGAATCGGTGGTTCTGGACTCGGGAACCTAGCTCTCCACTACTCCCTCAGGCCTTTGAACTGGAACGAGATGACCAGAGAGGAAAGAAATGGGTACGCCAGAGTGTTCGTGGTGGACAATGTGGATCCAGATCTCATGAGCTCTGTTCTGGATAGAATTGATCCCAAAACAACTCTTTTCAACGTGATTTCGAAATCCGGTTCCACTGCCGAAGTAATGGCAACCTATTCGATAGCGCGCGGAATCCTCGAGGCTTATGGGCTCGATCCAAGAGAACACATGCTCATCACAACAGATCCGGAGAAGGGCTTTTTGAGAAAACTTGTGAAGGAAGAAGGTTTCAGAAGTCTCGAAGTGCCTCCTGGAGTGGGAGGAAGGTTCAGCGTTCTCACACCTGTTGGACTCCTCTCGGCCATGGCGGAAGGCATCGACATAGATGAACTGTACGAAGGTGCAAAAAACGCTTTCGAAAAGAGCATGAAAGAGAATATCTTTGAAAATCCAGCGGCAATGATAGCACTCACACACTACCTTTACTTGAAGAAAGGAAAGTCCATTTCAGTGATGATGGCGTATTCGAACAGGATGATCTATCTTGTGGACTGGTACAGACAGCTCTGGGCGGAGAGTCTTGGAAAAAGGTACAACCTCAGGGGAGAAGAAGTTTTCACCGGTCAAACTCCAGTGAAAGCATTGGGAGCGACCGATCAGCACTCACAGATACAGCTCTACAACGAAGGACCGAACGACAAGGTAATAACATTCCTGAGGGTTGAAAACTTCGATAGAGAAATAGTGATCCCGGAAACCGGAAGAACTGAACTCAGTTATCTTGCAAGGAAGAAACTCTCCGAGCTTCTCCTCGCAGAGCAGACAGGAACAGAAGAAGCGCTGCGAGAAAACAATAGACCGAACATGAGAGTGACGTTCGACAGACTCACACCGTACAACATAGGTCAGTTCTTTGCTTACTACGAGGCTGCCACTGCCTTCATGGGTTATCTTCTTGAGATCAACCCGTTCGATCAGCCCGGTGTGGAGCTCGGAAAGAAGATCACGTTTGCTCTCATGGGAAGAGAAGGTCACACTTACGAAATAAAGGAAAAGTCGAAGAAGGTGATCATAGAATGA
- the apt gene encoding adenine phosphoribosyltransferase has product MDLKRFIRDIPDFPQKGIVFRDITPLLRNQEAFKEAIDGMCELVSDREFDLVVAPEARGFILGAAMAYKLGKGFVPVRKPGKLPYKTVHEEYQLEYGTEQLHIHEDAIEKGQKVIIVDDVLATGGTAEALIRLVKKLGGEVVSLAFLVELSYLEPRKRLEGYDVKTLIVY; this is encoded by the coding sequence TTGGATCTCAAACGTTTCATAAGAGATATACCGGATTTCCCACAGAAAGGCATCGTATTTCGCGACATAACTCCCCTTTTGAGAAATCAGGAGGCTTTCAAAGAAGCGATCGACGGAATGTGCGAACTCGTTTCTGACAGGGAGTTCGATCTCGTGGTGGCTCCCGAAGCGAGGGGTTTCATCCTCGGAGCTGCCATGGCGTACAAACTGGGAAAGGGCTTCGTTCCAGTGAGAAAACCTGGAAAACTCCCCTACAAAACTGTGCACGAGGAATATCAGCTGGAGTACGGCACTGAACAGCTCCATATCCACGAGGATGCCATAGAAAAAGGTCAGAAAGTGATCATAGTGGATGATGTGCTCGCAACGGGGGGAACAGCGGAGGCGCTCATAAGACTGGTTAAAAAACTCGGTGGAGAAGTGGTTTCTCTTGCTTTCCTCGTTGAGCTCTCATACCTAGAACCAAGGAAAAGACTGGAAGGTTACGATGTTAAAACTCTGATAGTCTACTGA
- the ispE gene encoding 4-(cytidine 5'-diphospho)-2-C-methyl-D-erythritol kinase: MVKNIGNGSVELVSYAKLNLYLDVLGKRSDGYHEIVGLFQTISLHDTLIVEICDRDFHLESNVALPPDNTIKRTWDIFRKNTGEEFGLKVTLKKKIPLGSGLGGGSSNAAAILRYLGEVFKTPLEDLLNIASQVGSDVPFFLYGGTALVRGRGEIVEKLEDIEGYSVDLFFLGIHSSTKEMYRSLTPEMYRKGPGKVEELHRAYLERDYEKIKELSYNVFEKVFLEKHPEVMNELRNFGDGSIVKMMTGSGSAFFALYPLDKGNYSFVGGV, encoded by the coding sequence TTGGTCAAAAATATCGGCAACGGTTCTGTTGAACTTGTTTCGTACGCAAAACTGAATCTCTACCTGGATGTACTTGGGAAAAGATCAGACGGATACCACGAGATAGTGGGATTGTTTCAGACGATTTCTCTTCACGACACACTCATTGTAGAAATCTGTGATAGAGATTTCCACTTGGAAAGCAACGTAGCTCTACCCCCGGACAACACGATAAAGAGAACCTGGGACATCTTCAGGAAAAATACAGGAGAAGAATTCGGCCTCAAAGTCACGTTGAAAAAGAAGATCCCGCTGGGTTCTGGCCTCGGCGGGGGAAGTTCTAATGCTGCAGCGATTCTCAGGTACCTTGGTGAAGTTTTCAAAACACCTCTTGAGGACCTTCTGAATATAGCGTCTCAAGTGGGAAGCGATGTGCCTTTTTTCCTTTACGGAGGAACCGCCCTTGTGAGGGGAAGAGGAGAAATCGTAGAGAAACTCGAGGATATCGAAGGATACTCTGTCGATTTGTTCTTCCTGGGCATCCACTCTTCAACGAAAGAGATGTACAGGTCTCTCACACCAGAAATGTACAGGAAAGGACCTGGCAAAGTAGAGGAACTGCACAGGGCTTATCTCGAAAGAGATTACGAAAAGATAAAGGAGCTCTCTTACAACGTGTTCGAGAAGGTGTTCTTAGAAAAACACCCGGAGGTAATGAATGAACTGAGGAACTTTGGCGACGGTTCCATTGTGAAAATGATGACGGGAAGCGGGAGTGCTTTCTTCGCTCTCTATCCTCTGGACAAAGGAAATTACTCGTTTGTGGGAGGTGTTTAA
- a CDS encoding NUDIX domain-containing protein, with product MKNERILVVKTEDFLKEFGEFEGFMKVNLEDFLDILDQYGFFRERDEAEYDETTKQVIPYVVIMDSDRVLITKRTTKQSEKRLHNLYSLGIGGHVREEDGATPREAFLKGLEREVNEEVDVSLKELEFLGLINSSVTEVSRVHLGALFLGRGRFFSVKEKDLFEWKLIKLEELENFSGVMEGWSKISATVLLNLFRTQN from the coding sequence ATGAAGAATGAAAGAATACTGGTCGTGAAAACGGAAGACTTTTTAAAGGAGTTTGGCGAATTCGAAGGATTCATGAAAGTGAACCTCGAGGACTTTCTGGATATTCTGGACCAGTATGGATTTTTCCGGGAAAGAGACGAAGCGGAATACGATGAAACGACAAAACAGGTGATACCTTACGTGGTTATCATGGACAGTGATAGGGTTCTCATCACGAAAAGAACAACCAAACAATCCGAAAAGAGGCTTCACAATCTTTATTCTCTTGGAATAGGTGGTCATGTGAGAGAAGAAGATGGGGCAACGCCACGGGAAGCGTTTTTGAAAGGACTCGAACGCGAAGTGAACGAGGAGGTAGATGTTTCGCTAAAAGAACTGGAGTTTCTCGGACTCATAAATTCATCAGTGACCGAAGTGAGTAGAGTACACCTTGGTGCTCTGTTCCTTGGCAGGGGAAGGTTTTTTTCTGTAAAAGAAAAAGATCTGTTCGAATGGAAGCTCATAAAACTCGAAGAACTGGAGAATTTCTCAGGAGTGATGGAAGGTTGGTCAAAAATATCGGCAACGGTTCTGTTGAACTTGTTTCGTACGCAAAACTGA
- a CDS encoding 16S rRNA (uracil(1498)-N(3))-methyltransferase, whose translation MPHLFYGVAQNGEVIFDERETHHMRVVRLKEGDVIEATDGNGFSYTCILENLKKKTATARIVKVEEKEKEPVEKLSVVVPIGRWERTRFLIEKCVELGVDEIFFHKFERSQYELSLDKTKIVVREAAKQCKRYLFPKVDFLEKLEFSGNVITLDLDAFQNLLDANLEGSITVVVGPEGGFSEKERELLRSSTTVVSLGKKILRFETAAILTIGYIALKKQKI comes from the coding sequence GTGCCTCACCTCTTTTATGGAGTGGCTCAAAACGGTGAGGTGATATTCGACGAAAGAGAAACACACCACATGAGGGTTGTACGCTTAAAAGAAGGGGATGTAATCGAAGCGACAGATGGGAATGGCTTTTCATACACGTGTATTCTCGAAAACCTGAAGAAAAAAACGGCCACAGCCAGGATCGTAAAGGTGGAAGAGAAAGAAAAAGAACCCGTGGAGAAGTTGAGCGTTGTTGTTCCAATCGGTAGGTGGGAAAGAACACGTTTTCTCATAGAAAAGTGTGTTGAACTCGGAGTGGATGAGATCTTCTTTCACAAATTCGAAAGATCCCAGTACGAGCTCAGCCTGGATAAGACAAAAATCGTTGTTAGAGAGGCAGCCAAGCAGTGCAAAAGATATCTCTTTCCGAAGGTAGATTTCCTGGAGAAATTAGAGTTCAGCGGAAACGTGATAACACTGGATCTGGATGCCTTTCAAAACCTGCTCGACGCGAACTTAGAAGGCTCGATAACGGTGGTGGTTGGCCCTGAGGGAGGTTTCTCTGAGAAAGAAAGAGAATTATTGAGGTCTTCTACAACCGTTGTGAGCCTTGGGAAGAAGATACTCAGATTCGAAACAGCTGCGATATTGACCATCGGATACATCGCTTTAAAAAAACAAAAAATCTGA
- the serS gene encoding serine--tRNA ligase — protein sequence MIDIKLIRQNPDFVKEALRKRGEDPATIDEILKIDADWRTTITKTNELRSRRNEISKNVARLKKEGKNTEAEALIEEGKRLGEEIKALEEKEKELQKQLNDLLLMVPNIPHESVPVGEDESQNVEVRRWGEPREFDFTPLAHWDLGPAWGLMDFDRATKLSGSRFTVMYGKLARLERALINFMLDVHTKEHGYTEVWVPHLVKRETITITGQLPKFEEELYLAERDDLFLIPTAEVPLAALHSEEILEEKELPKKYVAYTPCYRREAGSYGKDVRGMIRQHQFDKVELVWVTTPERSFEDLEQLVKDAETILQKLELPYRVVALCTGDLGFTSAKTYDIEVWLPSYNAYKEISSCSNVTDFQARRGNMRYRRRSDGKLEYVHTLNGSGIAVGRALVAILENYQQPDGSVRVPEVLVPYTGFEVIP from the coding sequence ATGATAGATATAAAGCTAATCAGGCAGAATCCCGATTTCGTGAAGGAAGCCCTCAGAAAACGAGGAGAGGATCCTGCTACAATCGATGAGATTTTGAAGATCGATGCCGACTGGCGCACTACCATCACGAAAACAAACGAGCTGAGATCCAGAAGAAACGAAATTTCCAAAAATGTGGCAAGGTTGAAAAAAGAAGGGAAAAACACAGAGGCAGAGGCACTCATCGAAGAAGGGAAAAGATTAGGAGAAGAGATAAAAGCGTTAGAAGAAAAAGAAAAAGAACTTCAGAAGCAGTTGAACGACCTCCTTTTGATGGTCCCGAACATCCCACATGAGAGCGTTCCCGTTGGAGAAGACGAATCCCAGAACGTTGAAGTGAGAAGGTGGGGAGAGCCGAGAGAATTCGATTTCACCCCGCTCGCTCACTGGGATCTTGGACCTGCGTGGGGGCTCATGGATTTCGACAGGGCGACCAAACTCAGCGGTTCCAGATTCACCGTCATGTATGGAAAACTCGCAAGACTCGAGAGAGCTCTGATAAACTTCATGCTTGACGTTCATACAAAGGAACACGGTTACACGGAAGTGTGGGTCCCACATCTGGTGAAAAGGGAAACCATCACTATAACCGGACAGCTTCCCAAATTCGAAGAAGAGCTTTACCTCGCTGAGAGGGATGACCTGTTCCTCATTCCGACCGCTGAAGTCCCACTCGCAGCACTTCATAGTGAAGAGATCCTCGAAGAGAAAGAACTACCAAAGAAATACGTCGCTTACACTCCCTGTTACCGTAGAGAAGCGGGAAGTTACGGGAAAGATGTGAGGGGAATGATCAGGCAGCATCAATTCGACAAGGTCGAGCTTGTATGGGTGACCACACCGGAAAGATCTTTCGAAGATCTTGAACAGCTCGTAAAAGACGCCGAAACCATCCTTCAAAAACTGGAGCTTCCTTACAGAGTCGTTGCGCTCTGCACCGGAGATCTTGGGTTCACCTCTGCGAAAACCTACGATATAGAAGTGTGGCTTCCTTCCTACAACGCGTACAAAGAAATATCTTCCTGCAGTAACGTGACGGACTTTCAGGCGAGAAGAGGAAACATGAGATACAGAAGAAGATCTGATGGAAAGCTCGAATACGTTCACACGTTGAACGGATCGGGTATCGCTGTTGGAAGAGCACTCGTTGCGATACTGGAAAACTATCAGCAACCAGACGGCAGCGTGAGGGTACCGGAAGTGCTTGTTCCATACACAGGGTTTGAGGTGATACCGTAG